GACATCATTGGGTTGAATTTCCCCACTCGTTGTCCAGGAAATTGTTCCTTTTTCTTGATTTAGTATGTACTCTATTTCATACACCTTCGATAAGTCGCTTGAATAATCAGCAACATAGCCAATACGGAAGTTTTTATCTTCTACGGGAAGTGGGATTTCAATTTGCCCTTTTTGTGGCTGTTCAGAAAGATTGCGCATTGTTCCTTGGTAGCCGATTAGTAATGGCGGATGCTCTTTTTTTACATCATTTGGATGGTAGGCAAATTCAGGCATTACTTTTATTGAAAGTTCTTCCATACTCAAGATGTTTTGGTTTTCTTCTGCTGCGATTATTAAAGGGTTTAATAGCAGCAGTAAACATAGGAGAAAATTTATGTTAATTAGCAATTTTTTCATCATTCTTATTTCCCTTCTGTTTGTGAATAATTTGTGAATGCATTCACAATGAATCCTAAAAAAAATATATATTGCGGAATTTCTTATCTTATTTATCCCAAATTAGCCAAACTCATTCTGTGACCAAAATCACAAAAACATATTGAGTTATTTCTAATTTGTGAACTGGAATTTTACCTTATTTTCATGGTGTTATTAGGATTTTATTGAATAGGCGGCTGTGTTAACTAGGCTGTTGATTTACGCTCCAGGCGCTATGCTTTCCGCGGGCTCGCCCGTGAGCCTCCTTACAGCTTCGCTCCTGCGGGGTCTCACTCAACTCGTTCATCCCGCAGGAGTCAAGCGCCTTCCGCTCCAATCAACAGGTTCTAAAATCAACAGTATTCATTAACACAGCCATTAAATAAAAAGACCTTCAACTAATGTCGAAGGCCAAATAAGTGTATTAAGATGATTGATTTTTTTCTTGATGAAATTTTGATTTGACAGGTTGACCACCTGATTTTTCATATTGCTTTTTTGCTTGTTTTACTAGATCGAAATCCTGACCTAACTCGAGATCTTGATTATTGCTTCCATTTCTTGTCTTTTGTTCAGGGTTGTTTTTTTTCGAGCGCTTTTTCAAGTTAGGTTTCCTCCTGTATAAGTCTGCCCTTCTAATATCAAGGTGTTTTGAAGCTGCTGTATTTGTAATCTCATACGATGGAGTTGGTCCCGCTGCTGAGAATTCGCACTATGGGCCATTTTTGCAATATCCTGATAGGTTTGTTCAAGATCCTGTAAGGCCTTTGTATAGTCATCATTATTGTAATGCTCTTGTATGCTGCTCGTTTCAAACTGTTCTTTCGCATAGCGGATTGTATCCTCACATTGCTGCATTAATGTGTCCATTGAAGCACGTGTAGCCATCTAAGGACCCCCTTTTTTTTGGTGACACAAAAATCCTAACCCTAATGTCTTGAAGCTCAGGGCTTCATCTCTTATTTTGTTCTCTCTCACTTTTCCTATTACAACTTACCATTGATAATTAATACCAAATTAGAAAAGCGGAGGCGCCTTGTCCACGGAAAAAAGCAGTTCATTTTTCCCGGGGGCGACAGGCATAAGGCGAGCCGGCAGGAAGGTTGCGCTCTTTAACCTTCTTGACGGATTGACTTATGACCGAGGAAAAAGTGATTTTTCTTTTTCCACCGAGCCCCTAGGCGCTGGAACTAGATCAAATACAATTATTACAAATGGATAAGCCCTTCTTTTCATGTTAAAATGTAAGTTATGTTAAAAAATAAAAAGGAGGTTTCTGAATTGACTCAGGCCAACCCTTTTCCATATGCTACAGACGATAAACGTTATCATACATGGAATTATCACCTTCGCCAGCAATTTGGCCATAAAGTTTTTAAAGTTGCTTTAGATGGCGGTTTCGATTGCCCAAACCGTGATGGTACGGTTGCTCACGGCGGTTGTACTTTTTGCAGTGCTGCTGGTTCTGGTGATTTTGCCGGTGACCGAACTGAGAGCCTAGAAACACAATTTCTTGATATCAAGGAAAAAATGCATACGAAATGGAAAGATGGAAAGTACATGGCCTACTTTCAAGCCTATACGAATACTCATGCACCGGTTGAGGTTCTCCGTGAAAAGTTTGAAAGTGTTCTCAAACAGGAGGGTGTCGTTGGATTATCGATTGCTACCCGCCCAGATTGTCTCCCAGATGATGTCGTTGAATATCTAGCTGACTTAAACAAAAGAACGTATCTATGGGTTGAACTTGGCTTGCAAACGGTACATGAACGGACAGCCTTATTAATCAATCGTGCTCACGATTTCCAATGTTATGTCGAAGGTGTAAATAAGCTTAGAAAACATGGAATCCGGATTTGCTCTCACCTTATCAATGGATTACCGCTTGAATCGTATGAAATGATGATGGAAACTGCAAGGGAAGTTGCAAAGCTTGATGTCCAAGGAATTAAAATTCATTTGCTTCATTTACTAAAAGGAACTCCAATGGTTAAACAGTATGAAAAAGGAATGCTGAAGTTTCTTTCACAAGAGGACTATGTCAATTTAGTATGTGACCAATTAGAAATTTTACCGCCGGAAATGATTGTTCATCGAATTACGGGTGATGGACCGATTGATTTAATGGTAGGACCGATGTGGAGTGTCAATAAGTGGGAAGTACTTAATTCCATTGATGCCGAGTTTAAAAGAAGAAACAGCTATCAGGGAAAATATTATCAAGAGAACAC
This Neobacillus sp. YX16 DNA region includes the following protein-coding sequences:
- a CDS encoding YtzC family protein, producing the protein MATRASMDTLMQQCEDTIRYAKEQFETSSIQEHYNNDDYTKALQDLEQTYQDIAKMAHSANSQQRDQLHRMRLQIQQLQNTLILEGQTYTGGNLT
- a CDS encoding glycogen biosynthesis protein GlgD gives rise to the protein MKKRSKKNNPEQKTRNGSNNQDLELGQDFDLVKQAKKQYEKSGGQPVKSKFHQEKNQSS
- a CDS encoding TIGR01212 family radical SAM protein (This family includes YhcC from E. coli K-12, an uncharacterized radical SAM protein.), with the translated sequence MTQANPFPYATDDKRYHTWNYHLRQQFGHKVFKVALDGGFDCPNRDGTVAHGGCTFCSAAGSGDFAGDRTESLETQFLDIKEKMHTKWKDGKYMAYFQAYTNTHAPVEVLREKFESVLKQEGVVGLSIATRPDCLPDDVVEYLADLNKRTYLWVELGLQTVHERTALLINRAHDFQCYVEGVNKLRKHGIRICSHLINGLPLESYEMMMETAREVAKLDVQGIKIHLLHLLKGTPMVKQYEKGMLKFLSQEDYVNLVCDQLEILPPEMIVHRITGDGPIDLMVGPMWSVNKWEVLNSIDAEFKRRNSYQGKYYQENTVRN